The nucleotide window GCCATGCTATTTGAAATAGTGACATTTTTTTCCTCCCGTTACAACACACGGGCATGTTTACTAGTATAAACTCATAAAATTAAGATATCTCTGTAATCAACCTGGAAAGCTCGCTAGCTCATCTTGTTCCTTGGCGCTGCAAATAATCCTCCTCCATTTTGCGACATATCTGCTCCAAAATCTCGGTTCCAGATCAATGTACAACATTCAAAATGTGGTCTAACTTAATGTTCCTAATGCCTGAGAGAGAATTCTTCTTCAATCAAATCTGAGTAGAAAAATCAGAGCACCGATCACATCAGTCCAGGACACACATAGTTCGACTACCCCTCAATTACATACAGAAAGTATCATCGAGCTTAGATAAAAGATCATTACAATATGTGTACGCTTCCCTTGCAACTCACGGGCAATTAACTATATTATTGGCTCATTGCAGGCTAGCGTCCCATTTTCCACAGAAAAACCCCCGTGTGTCACAACTTCCTACCAAAAAGTGTCGTGGGCATAGAAAAATCCAGCAATATATACGTACATTCTTTTAGCACCCGCAGTACACGATCTCCAGCGCGCGGTCTAACAACTTTCAGGCCAAACAATGGAATGGTCCAAGTATGCATGCCCTACTGGAACCATGCGTATAGATTAACCATGTGTTGACTGGACTAGATATCACCATTCGCAACAAGATCCAAATGACAGACTTGATCGTGTTGCCTCATGCATATGTCTTGTTCGTGGAATTCCTTGCCACTCCAAGTAAAAATTCCTTGCCACGGTACACGGTACTAGACTTTCCAGGCAAACTGCAGAAATTTCTCGCACAAATCCACTATAAAAGCACCTCCATACTCAAGCTAGACGTACAGCAGAAGCAAAGCTATCTAGTGCAGGCACAAAGAAATCATTTAGAACACCGAACCCAGAATGCAGACGCCCAAGCTAGCCATCTTGCTCGCCCTAGCCATGGCAGCCGCCATGGTTAATCCTTCCGAGGCGCAGAATACGCCGCAGGACTACGTTTCACCGCACAACGCAGCCCGCGCCACCGTCGGCGTGGGCGCGGTGAGCTGGAGCACGAAGCTGCAGGGGTTCGCCCAGAGCTACGCCAACCAGAGGATCAACGACTGCAAGCTCCAGCACTCGGGCGGGCCGTACGGGGAGAACATCTTCTGGGGGTCGGCCGGCGCGGACTGGAAGGCGGCGGACGCGGTGAACGCGTGGGTGGGCGAGAAGCAGGACTACGACTATGGCTCCAACACCTGCGCGGCGGGGAAGGTGTGCGGGCACTACACGCAGGTGGTATGGCGCGCGTCCACCAGCATCGGCTGCGCTCGCGTCGTCTGCAACAACAACCTCGGCGTCTTCATCACCTGCAACTACGAGCCCCGCGGGAATATCATTGGACAGAAACCATACTAGTAGCTGTGATGCATGTCTTCGCAGTACATACATGCATACATATAGTCTCTCGTCCCTTACAAACATGCATTCGTATACATACATGCAACGGTTCATGCACCTTCCTATTCCTAACTAGCTA belongs to Triticum urartu cultivar G1812 chromosome 7, Tu2.1, whole genome shotgun sequence and includes:
- the LOC125524864 gene encoding pathogenesis-related protein 1-like, translating into MQTPKLAILLALAMAAAMVNPSEAQNTPQDYVSPHNAARATVGVGAVSWSTKLQGFAQSYANQRINDCKLQHSGGPYGENIFWGSAGADWKAADAVNAWVGEKQDYDYGSNTCAAGKVCGHYTQVVWRASTSIGCARVVCNNNLGVFITCNYEPRGNIIGQKPY